GCACAGGCTCTGGTCGGGGTAATCGTTCAAGTGGACGCTTAGCAACCGATTCGATTGGTCATTACTTAAGCAGCATTGGTCGAGTTCCTCTGCTTACAGCTGCTGAAGAAATTGAACTTGCACATCATGTGCAAGCCATGAAAGAGCTTCTTGACATACAGGAAGAAGAGCGCACTCCCAAACAACGCCATCGCATCCGGATGGGAAAGAGGGCACGCGATCGGATGATGGCGGCCAACCTCAGGTTGGTGGTGAGTGTGGCCAAGAAATACCAAAACCAAGGTCTCGAACTTCTCGACCTTGTTCAGGAAGGGGCCATCGGGCTTGAGCGTGCTGTCGACAAATTTGACCCAGCCATGGGTTACAAGTTCTCGACTTACGCCTATTGGTGGATTCGCCAAGGCATGACACGAGCGATCGACAACAGTGCTCGCACGATCCGCCTGCCAATTCACATCAGTGAAAAGCTGTCGAAAATGCGCAAGATCACCCGGGAGCTCTCCCATCGTTTCGGGCGTCAACCAAACCGCTTGGAATTGGCTCATGCCATGGGCATTGAACCGAGAGACCTCGAAGAACTCATCGCCCAAAGCGCCCCCTGCGCCTCTCTTGATGCTCACGCCCGAGGCGAAGAGGACCGCAGCACCCTTGGAGAACTGATCCCAGATCCCAATGGGGATGAGCCGATGGAAGGCATGGATCGCAGCATTCAGAAAGAACACCTAGGCGGCTGGCTTTCACAGCTGAATGAACGCGAACAAAAAATCTTGCGTTTACGGTTTGGCCTCGGCGGCGAGGAGCCTCTCACCCTTGCCGAAATTGGTCGTCAAATTAATGTTTCTCGCGAACGTGTACGCCAACTCGAATCGAAAGCAATTCTGAAATTGCGCACGATGACCAATCATCAGCAGGCTGCCTGAGTCGTACTTGCCTCTGCCATCTCTGTTGTTCATCGCCCTCTGGATGGCTGGTGTGCTCGGCAGCGCTCTGGCCTGCCGTCAACGCTGGCCCAACCAACGCGAGTTGAGCCGAAAGATTGTTCATATTGGTACTGGTCCGGTTTTACCACTCGCCTGGTTCCTACACATTCCATATTTCATCGCGGTGCCTTGTGCGTTGGTGGTCACCCTGATCACCTTCATCAATCACCGCTTGAAGTTGCTGCCTGCGGTAGAAGACGTGGGGAGAAACAGCTATGGGACCGTTGCCTATGGCTTCGCGATCTGTTTACTTCTAATCATGTTTTGGGCTGACAATCCTGCTGCTGCCTGTGCCGGAGTGCTGGTGATGGCCTTTGGTGATGGCCTGGCAGGTCTGATTGGGCGAGCCGTTGATTCCCCGAACTGGACGATCTTGGACCAGCGCAAGTCCTTCGTCGGAACAACCACGATGGCCATCGCAAGTGCTGTGGTGTTGCTCGCTTTAGTGCTGGTGACCCAAAGTCAACTCATCCCACTTCGGCTTTTAGCCGTCTGCACGCTGGCTGTCGGGCTCGAACAATTAAGCGTCTGGGGCATCGACAACCTGACCGTGCCCCTTGGAGTGGCCTTGAGCTGGACCTGGATGACGACTGGCTGATCAACGCCACAAAAGGGCGATCTAGCTGAACCTTGCTCGAGCAACTGAAGCAGCGAGCTCTCCAAGCAATTCAGCAGTGGTTTCAAGACTGATACAAGCATCCGTCACGCTCTGCCCATACGTCAGAGAGCTCCTGTCCGCAGACAACTTTTGATTGCCTTCCACGAGGTGGCTTTCAAGCATGACTCCCATCACATGGTCTGACTTCTGATCGACCTGAGAGGCAACTGCCTGTAAAACCTCGCTCTGACGGCGAAAGTCTTTACTGGAATTGGCATGGCTGCAGTCCACCATCAAGCGATCCGGGAGACCGGCACCCGTCAGTTCGGCAGCTGAATCCTGAATCGCTTCCAGGTGGTAGTTGGTTCCACGATTGCCACCACGCAAAACCAAGTGCCCATTTGGGTTTCCAGAGGTACTGACGATCGAAGCATGGCCCTCACGATTGATACCCAAGAAATGATGAGGCTTGGCTGCAGCCTGCATTGCATTAATGGCAATCGTGGCGCTGCCATCGGTGCTGTTCTTGTAGCCAATGGGCATCGATAAGCCTGAAGCCATTTCACGATGGGTCTGGCTTTCAGTGGTGCGTGCACCAATCGCTGTCCAGCTGATTAGATCCGCGATGTACTGAGGGACTACAGGATCCAATAACTCAGTCGCTGTGGGCATTCCTTCTCGAGCCAAATCAAGCAACAGGGAGCGGGCCATCCGTAGCCCTGTATTGATGTCGTAAGAGCCATCGAGATGGGGATCGTTAATCAACCCCTTCCATCCAACAGTGGTACGGGGTTTTTCGAAATACACCCGCATCACAATCTCCAGCTCGGCTGCATGACGCTCACGCAGAGGCGCCAAACGACGGGCGTAGTCGCGAGCAGCCTCCACATCGTGCACAGAACAAGGACCAACAATCACCAGCAGTCGGCGGTCTAATCCACGCAAGATGGCTTGAATGCGGCTGCGAGCCGTCACCACTGTCTCTAAAGCCGTTGGATCAATTGGCAGATCGCGATGCAACAGAGCGGGAGGGATCAGTGGTCGCGTGTCCACCACATGGAGATCGTGGGTGGTGGTCATGCCTTGGCCTGAAATTCAATTCAGATTACGCAAGTCGTTCCACCACAACAAACAACAGTGTGGAACCCTGACCAACAACAATGGTGTGTATCGCTGTCTGCGCCGCCAAAACCGATGCTGAGCACCTATCGCGAGAATGCCAAGGAACGGGAAAGCCAGGGCATCCCGCCGCTTCCTCTAGATGCCGCTCAGACCCAGGCCCTAACGGAGCTTCTCCAAAAACCGCCTGCAGGGGAGGAGCAAACCTTGCTGTACCTGCTGAGCGAACGGATTCCACCAGGCGTCGATGAAGCGGCCTATGTCAAAGCAACCTGGTTAAGTGCCGTCGCTCAAGGCCAAGCATCCAGCCCATTGGTGACTCCTTTGGAGGCGGTCCAACTGCTGGGCACCATGGTGGGCGGATACAACGTCGCCGCACTGATCGAGCTGCTGAAGCATCCAGAGGAGGCGCTTGCGAGCTGTGCTGTTCAAGGTCTGAGCCGCACCCTTTTGGTCTATGACGCGTTCAATGACGTCATGGAGCTGGCAACCAGCAACCATTACGCCCAACAGGTCGTGGACAGCTGGGCTGCAGCGGAATGGTTTACCCGTCGAGATCAGCTCGCCAAAGAAATCACCGTCACCGTGTTCAAGGTGGACGGAGAAACCAACACGGACGACCTCTCACCAGCCACCCACGCGACAACGCGTCCAGACATCCCATTGCACGCCCTGGCGATGTTGGAAACCCGTGACCCAGAGGGACTCAACACCATCGAGACCCTCAAGAAGCAAGGTCATCCCGTGGCTTATGTGGGTGATGTGGTCGGCACCGGAAGCTCTCGAAAAAGCGCCATCAACTCTGTGCTTTGGCACACCGGCGATGACATCCCACATGTCCCCAACAAGCGTGCCGGAGGAGTAATTATTGGCGGCAAGATTGCACCAATCTTTTTCAACACAGCGGAAGATTCCGGCGCCTTACCAATTGAGTGCGATGTCAGCGATCTGAACACCGGTGATGTGATCACAATTCGCCCTTACGCCGGCACGATAGAACGCGACGGATTGGTGATCAGCCGATTTGACCTCATGCCAAGCACGATCAGCGACGAAGTTCGTGCTGGCGGTCGTATCCCACTCATGATTGGTCGCGCTCTCACCGACAAGGTGCGCAGCCAACTTGGACTTGCCCCGTCTGAAACGTTCATCCGGCCAAGTGCTCCTGCCGACACTGGAAAGGGCTTCACCTTGGCTCAAAAGATGGTGGGCAAAGCCTGCGGTCTTCCAGGTGTCCGTCCCGGCACAAGCTGTGAGCCGCTGATGACCACCGTTGGCAGTCAAGACACCACGGGCCCGATGACGCGGGACGAAATGAAGGAATTGGCCTGCCTGGGCTTTTCTGCTGATTTGGTGATGCAGAGCTTTTGCCACACCGCTGCATACCCCAAACCTGTTGACCTACAGACCCAAAAGGACCTCCCTGATTTCTTTGCCCAACGCGGCGGTGTCGCCCTTCGCCCCGGTGACGGCATCATCCACAGCTGGCTCAATCGCATGCTCTTGCCCGACACCGTGGGCACAGGCGGTGACAGCCATACCCGATTCCCGCTCGGTATTTCCTTTCCCGGAGGCTCCGGGGTTGTGGCCTTTGCTGCCGCCATCGGCGCCATGCCGCTCGATATGCCCGAATCGGTCTTGGTCCGGTTCAGCGGCTCTCTTCAGTCGGGGGTCACACTCCGCGATGTGGTGAATGCCATCCCCTGGGTCGCAATCCAAAAGGGCCTGCTCACCGTGGAGAAATCCAACAAGAAAAACGTCTTCAATGGCCGAATTTTGGAAATTGAAGGGTTGCCAGATCTCAAGTTGGAGCAAGCATTCGAGCTCACAGACGCCTCAGCCGAACGCTCTTGCGCTGGCTGCACAATCAAACTCTCCGAAAGCACGGTGAGTGAGTACTTGAGCAGCAATGTGGCCCTGCTCAAAAACATGATTGCTCGGGGCTACAACGATGCCCGCACCCTGGCGCGACGCATCAAGGTGATGGAGGAGTGGCTAGCCAACCCCCAACTCCTTCAAGCCGATGACGACGCTCAGTACGCCGAGGTGATTGAGATCAATCTGGATGAGCTCACCGAACCCGTCCTCGCCTGCCCAAACGATCCCGACAACGTGAAGCTGCTCAGCGAAGTGGCTGGCGAAGCCGTTCAAGAGGTGTTCATCGGCTCTTGCATGACCAACATCGGCCATTACCGCGCTGCGGCCAAAGTGTTGGAAGAGGCAGGCGACATTGCCGCCAGGCTCTGGGTTTGCCCGCCCACGCGCATGGACGAGGACATGCTCAAGCAAGAGGGCTACTACGCCACATTTGAGGCGGCAGGAAGCCGGATGGAAATGCCAGGCTGCTCGCTCTGCATGGGCAATCAAGCCCGGGTGGATGACGACACCACCGTGTTCTCCACCAGCACTCGCAACTTCAACAATCGATTAGGCAAAGGGGCACAGGTCTACCTGGGCAGCGCCGAATTAGCAGCTGTCTGCGCCCTACTCGGACGCATTCCCACACCCGATGAATACCAAAGGATTGCCGCGGAGAAAATCGACCCACTCTCCGCAGAGCTGTACCGCTATCTCAATTTCGACCAGATCGATCAATTCGTCGAACAGGGACGGGTGCTGAGCGCTTCGGAACAAGCGGAGGTCATGGCCGGCGCCTAAGCGGCGTCCGCGCAAAGCCATGAGTGACTTAAGCGACCAAACAGCAAAACGAGATCCATTCGGTTCGAGTCGAAGCATCCGCTATCTGCTGGAACGCCGCTGGCTGGTTGTTGTCCTCGCCTTGATGTTCACGGGGCTTGGCGCAGCCCTCACCGGAGTGATGTTCAAGGTTGGCATCAAGGTTTTAGGGGCCTGGCGACTGGAACTGCTGGCAGACCTTCCTGCTTGGGCCGTTCTCCCTGGCTTAGGTGCAACAGGTGGTTTGGTGTCTGGATTGCTGGTCTCTCGGCTCGCTCCAGCAGCCGGTGGATCCGGAATCACCCACATCATGGGCTTCTTGAAGCATCGGGCCGTACCGATGGGTCTCAAGGTGGGCTTGGTCAAACTCATTGCCGGAATTGTTGCCATCGGCAGTGGCTTCCCCCTCGGGCCAGAAGGTCCTGCTGTTCAGATGGGGGGATCGGTGGCCTGGCAGATGGCTCGATGGTTGAAAGCACCTGTGGCCTTCCGTCGCGTAATCGTCGCCGCGGGAGGTGGGGCAGGGATTGCCGCTGTGTTTCACGCTCCCATTGGCGGATTTTTCTACGCCATTGAGGAGTTGCTGCATTCGGCAAGGCCGGTTGTGCTTCTGCTGGTGATCGTCACAACGTTCTGGGCTGACGCCTGGGCGGATGTGTTGGGATTAGCGGGTTTAAGCACTGGTGGTGGCGGGCTGGACACGGCCCTTGGCTTTCAACTGGAGAAGGAGTACGAGCCACTGGTGAGTTTTTTGCCCATTGATCTGGGATACCTCATCGGATTGGGCGTTGTTG
The Synechococcus sp. CC9311 DNA segment above includes these coding regions:
- a CDS encoding ClC family H(+)/Cl(-) exchange transporter: MSDLSDQTAKRDPFGSSRSIRYLLERRWLVVVLALMFTGLGAALTGVMFKVGIKVLGAWRLELLADLPAWAVLPGLGATGGLVSGLLVSRLAPAAGGSGITHIMGFLKHRAVPMGLKVGLVKLIAGIVAIGSGFPLGPEGPAVQMGGSVAWQMARWLKAPVAFRRVIVAAGGGAGIAAVFHAPIGGFFYAIEELLHSARPVVLLLVIVTTFWADAWADVLGLAGLSTGGGGLDTALGFQLEKEYEPLVSFLPIDLGYLIGLGVVVGVLAELYCRYVLAMQKQGHRWFGDRLVLRMVISGALLGGVYACLPSEFHNLEGLQHLIADGKADIPMALGTFVVLFFSTGLAAASGAPGGLFFPMLTLGGAIGLACGIWVEALTGHVPSTYVFAGMGAFVASCSRTPITAMFLAFALTKDLLVLKPILVACLASFLIARLFDHRSIYERQMGLELLEEDHLQAENERRRGLHH
- a CDS encoding RpoD/SigA family RNA polymerase sigma factor; this encodes MGIPLESKEVATKGSSKELLLPKANRRSATNRSSGTGSGRGNRSSGRLATDSIGHYLSSIGRVPLLTAAEEIELAHHVQAMKELLDIQEEERTPKQRHRIRMGKRARDRMMAANLRLVVSVAKKYQNQGLELLDLVQEGAIGLERAVDKFDPAMGYKFSTYAYWWIRQGMTRAIDNSARTIRLPIHISEKLSKMRKITRELSHRFGRQPNRLELAHAMGIEPRDLEELIAQSAPCASLDAHARGEEDRSTLGELIPDPNGDEPMEGMDRSIQKEHLGGWLSQLNEREQKILRLRFGLGGEEPLTLAEIGRQINVSRERVRQLESKAILKLRTMTNHQQAA
- a CDS encoding diacylglycerol/polyprenol kinase family protein, whose translation is MAGVLGSALACRQRWPNQRELSRKIVHIGTGPVLPLAWFLHIPYFIAVPCALVVTLITFINHRLKLLPAVEDVGRNSYGTVAYGFAICLLLIMFWADNPAAACAGVLVMAFGDGLAGLIGRAVDSPNWTILDQRKSFVGTTTMAIASAVVLLALVLVTQSQLIPLRLLAVCTLAVGLEQLSVWGIDNLTVPLGVALSWTWMTTG
- a CDS encoding 3-deoxy-7-phosphoheptulonate synthase, with amino-acid sequence MTTTHDLHVVDTRPLIPPALLHRDLPIDPTALETVVTARSRIQAILRGLDRRLLVIVGPCSVHDVEAARDYARRLAPLRERHAAELEIVMRVYFEKPRTTVGWKGLINDPHLDGSYDINTGLRMARSLLLDLAREGMPTATELLDPVVPQYIADLISWTAIGARTTESQTHREMASGLSMPIGYKNSTDGSATIAINAMQAAAKPHHFLGINREGHASIVSTSGNPNGHLVLRGGNRGTNYHLEAIQDSAAELTGAGLPDRLMVDCSHANSSKDFRRQSEVLQAVASQVDQKSDHVMGVMLESHLVEGNQKLSADRSSLTYGQSVTDACISLETTAELLGELAASVARARFS
- the acnB gene encoding bifunctional aconitate hydratase 2/2-methylisocitrate dehydratase; the encoded protein is MLSTYRENAKERESQGIPPLPLDAAQTQALTELLQKPPAGEEQTLLYLLSERIPPGVDEAAYVKATWLSAVAQGQASSPLVTPLEAVQLLGTMVGGYNVAALIELLKHPEEALASCAVQGLSRTLLVYDAFNDVMELATSNHYAQQVVDSWAAAEWFTRRDQLAKEITVTVFKVDGETNTDDLSPATHATTRPDIPLHALAMLETRDPEGLNTIETLKKQGHPVAYVGDVVGTGSSRKSAINSVLWHTGDDIPHVPNKRAGGVIIGGKIAPIFFNTAEDSGALPIECDVSDLNTGDVITIRPYAGTIERDGLVISRFDLMPSTISDEVRAGGRIPLMIGRALTDKVRSQLGLAPSETFIRPSAPADTGKGFTLAQKMVGKACGLPGVRPGTSCEPLMTTVGSQDTTGPMTRDEMKELACLGFSADLVMQSFCHTAAYPKPVDLQTQKDLPDFFAQRGGVALRPGDGIIHSWLNRMLLPDTVGTGGDSHTRFPLGISFPGGSGVVAFAAAIGAMPLDMPESVLVRFSGSLQSGVTLRDVVNAIPWVAIQKGLLTVEKSNKKNVFNGRILEIEGLPDLKLEQAFELTDASAERSCAGCTIKLSESTVSEYLSSNVALLKNMIARGYNDARTLARRIKVMEEWLANPQLLQADDDAQYAEVIEINLDELTEPVLACPNDPDNVKLLSEVAGEAVQEVFIGSCMTNIGHYRAAAKVLEEAGDIAARLWVCPPTRMDEDMLKQEGYYATFEAAGSRMEMPGCSLCMGNQARVDDDTTVFSTSTRNFNNRLGKGAQVYLGSAELAAVCALLGRIPTPDEYQRIAAEKIDPLSAELYRYLNFDQIDQFVEQGRVLSASEQAEVMAGA